A stretch of the Candidatus Hydrogenedentota bacterium genome encodes the following:
- a CDS encoding YfhO family protein gives MSRAGNSPLRARECAIWALVLLLIQVVNFSGFFVRGEVLAPSDLLFKIRPWSEHRPPGFTEPVNSLMYDPAMAFRPDFIRLQEALREGRWPLWNDLEMGGLPLLANCQSRVFYIPHLALRILDVDTAISCFIVCKLWLAAFVAYVCARALNFGVWPSRWFSIVWGFGCFAHIWAYWPITDVLVWAPVVFLGTEWAIERRYRKGFFALALGGTMLLFAGHPETAFAIGAYVTLYFALRLAFAWAGGLAPWRPIAIFAGAWVLATTAYASQLLPFIEYLRQSAPVEDRVDMPLTFSALSTFWVPRFFGTNAEGTFWDKNTHNANLTIQQYVGMAAWLGAAIAVANLRRGANATGPAARARVSALLIAVAASVLMAVDAPLLGWAQNLPGFSHMRTIYHVYFTLFALPLLGLIGLDTWFERPRKLRELTMTLTVLVPAATLLAGIWMYNERLIQMAGVREYVMREIGTAICIAMVSLSILAAHCLTRQRGFVWAILIAASCADVLWPVRGLNPSLRRSELPQATPLISYLQEKAKPCRVDVLGAAIAPGAAGNFDVEEWEGYDGLYPERPIRFRERLARRIWDKMYVVSSTDYYLNDPQYTELAPIGKLADRGEIELETTLDGIDVYRHVRMLPRARLVGTLEIAHNSEQLFERMLDPEFDPSSTAITESPPVAALPSGQAESPGTATLTVHRPEHSVIEVRAEQDAVLVVAENYFSGWRATVDGVDTPIFPVYYCFRGICVPKGDHVVAFRYVPSSLIAGVSMSAIALVASSGSAIYFLRRRRS, from the coding sequence ATGAGCAGAGCGGGAAATAGCCCATTACGCGCACGGGAGTGCGCTATTTGGGCCCTCGTGTTGCTGCTCATTCAAGTCGTTAATTTTTCCGGCTTCTTCGTACGGGGTGAAGTACTCGCTCCTTCCGATCTGCTTTTCAAAATCCGGCCATGGAGCGAACACCGGCCGCCGGGCTTTACGGAGCCGGTGAACTCGCTCATGTACGACCCTGCGATGGCATTTCGTCCGGACTTCATTCGGCTACAGGAGGCGCTTCGAGAAGGCCGATGGCCGTTGTGGAACGATTTGGAGATGGGCGGTCTTCCGTTGCTTGCGAACTGCCAAAGCCGCGTATTCTATATTCCTCACCTGGCGCTTCGGATCCTTGACGTCGATACCGCGATATCATGCTTCATCGTGTGCAAGCTATGGCTCGCCGCCTTTGTCGCGTATGTTTGCGCGCGAGCGCTGAACTTCGGGGTTTGGCCGTCCCGCTGGTTTTCGATCGTCTGGGGGTTCGGATGTTTCGCGCATATATGGGCGTATTGGCCCATCACGGACGTGCTGGTCTGGGCGCCGGTCGTATTTCTCGGTACGGAGTGGGCAATCGAGCGCCGCTACCGAAAGGGTTTTTTTGCATTGGCGCTCGGCGGAACGATGCTCCTTTTTGCGGGGCATCCCGAAACGGCGTTCGCGATCGGCGCGTATGTGACGCTGTACTTCGCGTTGCGACTGGCATTTGCGTGGGCCGGAGGCTTGGCGCCTTGGCGTCCCATTGCGATCTTTGCCGGCGCATGGGTGCTTGCGACAACCGCGTACGCATCGCAGCTCCTACCGTTCATTGAATATCTCCGTCAAAGCGCGCCGGTCGAGGACCGCGTCGATATGCCGCTCACATTCAGCGCCTTATCGACGTTCTGGGTACCCCGCTTTTTCGGAACGAATGCCGAAGGCACTTTTTGGGACAAGAACACGCATAACGCCAACCTGACGATTCAACAGTATGTGGGGATGGCTGCGTGGCTCGGCGCCGCAATTGCTGTCGCGAACCTACGTCGCGGAGCAAACGCGACAGGCCCGGCCGCGCGGGCGCGGGTGTCCGCACTGCTGATTGCAGTTGCCGCTTCCGTTCTGATGGCGGTCGATGCGCCACTCTTGGGATGGGCCCAGAATCTGCCCGGCTTTTCCCACATGCGCACGATTTACCACGTCTACTTCACGTTGTTCGCATTACCGCTACTGGGCCTAATCGGATTAGACACATGGTTTGAACGTCCGCGCAAATTGCGCGAATTGACCATGACACTAACCGTTCTCGTGCCCGCGGCCACCCTGCTTGCGGGAATCTGGATGTATAACGAACGGCTCATCCAGATGGCGGGAGTCCGGGAGTATGTGATGCGAGAAATCGGCACCGCGATATGTATTGCGATGGTCTCGCTATCGATTTTGGCGGCGCATTGCTTGACAAGGCAGCGGGGATTCGTGTGGGCGATATTGATTGCCGCGAGTTGCGCCGACGTATTGTGGCCCGTGCGCGGATTAAACCCGTCCTTGCGGCGCTCGGAGCTTCCGCAGGCAACGCCGCTTATCTCCTACCTGCAGGAGAAGGCGAAGCCGTGCCGCGTCGACGTGCTGGGGGCGGCAATAGCGCCGGGCGCGGCCGGAAACTTTGATGTCGAAGAGTGGGAAGGGTACGACGGTTTGTACCCGGAGCGGCCCATACGATTTAGAGAGCGGCTCGCGCGCAGGATTTGGGACAAGATGTATGTCGTATCGAGCACGGACTACTACCTCAACGATCCCCAATATACGGAACTGGCCCCGATCGGCAAGCTCGCAGACCGCGGAGAGATCGAACTCGAAACAACGCTGGACGGCATAGACGTCTACCGGCACGTACGCATGTTGCCCCGCGCGCGGCTCGTGGGTACTTTGGAGATAGCGCACAACTCCGAACAACTTTTCGAGCGCATGCTCGATCCGGAGTTCGACCCGAGTAGCACCGCAATCACGGAGTCGCCGCCCGTTGCGGCGCTACCCAGTGGACAGGCCGAATCTCCCGGAACCGCAACACTCACAGTTCATCGCCCGGAGCACAGCGTCATCGAGGTGCGCGCGGAGCAAGACGCCGTTCTGGTTGTTGCGGAGAATTACTTCTCCGGCTGGCGCGCGACGGTGGACGGCGTCGATACGCCGATCTTTCCCGTTTACTACTGTTTCCGTGGCATATGCGTGCCCAAAGGCGATCATGTCGTCGCGTTCAGGTACGTGCCGTCCAGCCTCATTGCCGGAGTATCGATGTCCGCAATCGCGCTCGTGGCTTCTTCAGGGTCCGCGATCTACTTCCTGCGCCGACGTCGCTCGTGA